The following coding sequences lie in one Arachis hypogaea cultivar Tifrunner chromosome 9, arahy.Tifrunner.gnm2.J5K5, whole genome shotgun sequence genomic window:
- the LOC112710417 gene encoding probable UDP-glucosyl transferase 73B6: METSYPMKIFMLPFLAPGHQIPMVHVAQLLSSRGHHVTILTTPSNAHLLAEADKTITVTIHTLHFPSDQVGLPLGVENLSAAGDNTTASKIYSAAHLIRSEVESFMKQSPPDVFIPDTMYTWSRDVANRLGIPRLIFNTSFIFHVAVMEAIRSHPEILVDCDDTAPYAIPGLPQPITFSVKPSPGYLQHMESLADSESDSLGVIVNSFKELDGDYTQRYEIITGRKVWHLGPTFLMVQKTLPLGQRSSDAGEGENECLRWLSTKKEGSVVYACFGSLLHLPDKQLFEIAAGLEASGHQFVWVVRRNKRKKGDEDETEEKWLPDGFEERMKKEERGMVIRGWAPQAFILKHVAVGGFLTHYGASSVIEAVSAGVVTITMPRIADQFSNEKLMSQVHGVGVEVGGAEWSLSPFDEKKRVVSAKMIEKAVRKVMDGGDEAEKMKKKAKEMKEKALRAVEEGGSSQQSLLEMIQQLERLTSSASASTIF; encoded by the coding sequence ATGGAAACATCCTATCCAATGAAGATATTCATGCTTCCCTTTTTGGCTCCGGGTCATCAAATCCCCATGGTTCACGTGGCACAACTCCTTTCCTCACGTGGCCATCACGTGACCATCCTCACCACCCCTTCCAACGCCCACCTCTTGGCGGAGGCGGACAAGACCATCACCGTTACCATCCACACCCTCCACTTCCCCTCCGACCAAGTAGGCCTCCCTCTCGGCGTCGAAAACCTCTCAGCCGCCGGCGACAACACCACCGCTAGCAAGATCTACTCGGCGGCGCACCTCATCCGATCGGAAGTGGAGTCCTTCATGAAGCAATCGCCACCGGACGTGTTCATCCCGGACACCATGTACACGTGGAGTAGAGACGTCGCGAACCGCCTGGGAATCCCCAGGCTGATCTTCAACACTTCCTTCATCTTCCACGTTGCCGTCATGGAAGCCATTAGATCTCACCCCGAAATCCTCGTTGATTGCGATGACACTGCTCCTTATGCCATCCCTGGCCTCCCTCAACCCATCACCTTCTCTGTGAAGCCCTCACCGGGATACCTTCAACACATGGAGTCCCTGGCTGACTCCGAAAGTGACAGCCTCGGAGTCATCGTGAACAGCTTCAAGGAGCTCGACGGCGATTACACCCAACGCTACGAGATCATCACCGGTCGGAAAGTGTGGCATCTTGGTCCTACTTTCCTCATGGTGCAGAAAACACTACCACTTGGGCAGCGAAGTAGCGATGCTGGCGAAGGTGAAAACGAGTGCTTGAGATGGCTTTCTACGAAGAAGGAGGGTTCCGTGGTCTATGCTTGCTTTGGCAGCTTGCTTCATCTGCCAGACAAGCAGCTTTTCGAGATAGCGGCAGGCCTCGAGGCTTCGGGACACCAGTTTGTTTGGGTGGTGCGtaggaacaaaagaaagaaaggtgATGAAGATGAAACAGAGGAGAAGTGGTTACCGGATGGGTTTGAAGAGAGGatgaagaaggaagagagagGGATGGTGATAAGAGGGTGGGCGCCACAGGCGTTTATCTTGAAGCATGTTGCTGTGGGAGGGTTTTTGACACACTATGGGGCGAGCTCTGTGATAGAAGCGGTGAGTGCGGGGGTGGTGACCATAACGATGCCGAGAATTGCGGACCAATTCTCCAACGAGAAACTGATGAGCCAGGTGCATGGCGTCGGGGTGGAGGTGGGTGGAGCTGAGTGGAGCTTATCGCCGTTCGATGAGAAGAAGAGAGTAGTGAGTGCGAAGATGATAGAGAAAGCGGTGAGGAAGGTGATGGACGGTGGAGACGAGgcggagaagatgaagaagaaggcgAAGGAGATGAAAGAGAAGGCTCTGAGAGCGGTTGAAGAAGGCGGATCCTCGCAACAGAGTTTGTTGGAAATGATTCAACAACTTGAGAGGCTCACGTCCTCCGCTTCTGCTTCCACCATCTTTTAG